In Fundulus heteroclitus isolate FHET01 chromosome 8, MU-UCD_Fhet_4.1, whole genome shotgun sequence, a genomic segment contains:
- the LOC105928752 gene encoding tax1-binding protein 3-like: protein MSFVPGKPVTAVVQIIEIQKLRQGDNLILGFSIGGGIDQDPGQNPVSEDKSDMGIYVTRITPGGPAEVADLRVGDKIMQVNGWDMTVVTHDQARKRLTKKNEKVVRLLITRKSL from the coding sequence ATGTCGTTTGTCCCAGGCAAACCAGTGACTGCAGTCGTCCAAATAATTGAGATCCAGAAATTGCGCCAAGGAGACAACCTGATTCTGGGCTTCAGCATTGGAGGTGGCATCGACCAGGACCCTGGGCAGAACCCCGTCTCGGAGGACAAGTCAGATATGGGAATCTATGTGACCAGGATAACTCCAGGAGGACCAGCAGAGGTTGCAGACTTGAGGGTAGGAGACAAGATCATGCAGGTGAACGGCTGGGACATGACCGTGGTGACTCACGACCAGGCTCGTAAAAGACTGACCAAGAAGAACGAGAAGGTCGTGAGGCTGCTGATCACCAGGAAGTCCCTGTAA